A DNA window from Burkholderia sp. HI2500 contains the following coding sequences:
- the carB gene encoding carbamoyl-phosphate synthase large subunit — MPKRTDIKSILIIGAGPIIIGQACEFDYSGAQACKALREEGYKVVLVNSNPATIMTDPNTADVTYIEPITWEVVARIIEKERPDAILPTMGGQTALNCALDLHHHGVLEKFGVELIGASPEAIDKAEDRQKFKEAMTKIGLGSAKSGIAHSMEEATQVHAEIMALTGGSGYPVVIRPSFTLGGSGGGIAYNREEFEEICKRGLDLSPTRELLIEESLLGWKEYEMEVVRDRADNCIIVCSIENLDPMGVHTGDSITVAPAQTLTDKEYQILRNASLAVLREIGVDTGGSNVQFSINPKDGRMVVIEMNPRVSRSSALASKATGFPIAKVAAKLAVGYTLDELKNEITGGQTPASFEPTIDYVVTKIPRFAFEKFREADSRLTTQMKSVGEVMAIGRTFQESFQKALRGLEVGVDGLDEKSTNRDEIAIEIHEPGPDRIWYVGDAFRIGMTAQEIFAETAIDPWFLEQIEQIILKEKALGGRTLASLSFDELRYLKQSGFSDRRLAKLLGATPEDVRKRRVELNVRPVYKRVDTCAAEFATKTAYMYSTYEEECEAQPTTNKKIMVLGGGPNRIGQGIEFDYCCVHAALAMREDGYETIMVNCNPETVSTDYDTSDRLYFEPLTLEDVLEIVDKEKPVGVIVQYGGQTPLKLALDLEAHGVPIVGTSPDMIDAAEDRERFQKLLQDLGLRQPPNRTARAEDEALALAEEIGYPLVVRPSYVLGGRAMEIVHEPRDLERYMREAVKVSNDSPVLLDRFLNDAIECDVDCICDGEAVFIGGVMEHIEQAGVHSGDSACSLPPYSLSKETVAELKRQTGAMAKALNVVGLMNVQFAIQQVPQADGSKQDIIYVLEVNPRASRTVPYVSKATSLPLAKIAARAMVGQKLAQQGVTKEVEPPYFSVKEAVFPFVKFPTVDPVLGPEMRSTGEVMGVGQTFGEALFKSQLAAGSRLPESGTVLLTVMDADKPKAVEVARMLHDLGYPIVATKGTAAAIEAAGVPVKVVNKVKDGRPHIVDMIKNGEIALVFTTVDETRQAIADSRSIRMSAQAHKVTYYTTMSGARAAVEGLRYLKDLEVYDLQGLHARLN, encoded by the coding sequence ATGCCAAAACGCACAGACATCAAAAGCATCCTCATCATCGGCGCCGGCCCGATCATCATCGGCCAGGCGTGCGAGTTCGACTATTCGGGCGCGCAGGCTTGCAAGGCGTTGCGTGAGGAGGGCTACAAGGTCGTTCTCGTCAACAGCAACCCGGCGACGATCATGACCGACCCGAACACGGCCGACGTGACCTACATCGAGCCGATCACGTGGGAAGTCGTCGCGCGCATCATCGAGAAGGAGCGCCCGGACGCGATCCTGCCGACGATGGGCGGCCAGACCGCGCTGAACTGCGCGCTCGACCTGCACCACCACGGCGTGCTCGAGAAGTTCGGCGTCGAGCTGATCGGCGCGTCGCCAGAAGCGATCGACAAGGCGGAAGACCGCCAGAAGTTCAAGGAAGCGATGACCAAGATCGGTCTCGGTTCCGCGAAGTCGGGCATCGCGCACTCGATGGAAGAAGCGACCCAGGTGCACGCCGAGATCATGGCGCTCACCGGCGGCAGCGGCTACCCGGTCGTGATCCGCCCGTCGTTCACGCTCGGCGGTTCGGGCGGCGGCATTGCCTACAACCGCGAAGAGTTCGAAGAGATCTGCAAGCGCGGCCTGGACCTCTCGCCCACGCGCGAGCTGCTGATCGAAGAGTCGCTGCTCGGCTGGAAGGAATACGAGATGGAAGTCGTGCGCGACCGCGCCGACAACTGCATCATCGTGTGCTCGATCGAGAACCTCGACCCGATGGGCGTGCACACCGGCGACTCGATCACGGTCGCGCCGGCGCAGACGCTCACCGACAAGGAATACCAGATCCTGCGTAACGCATCGCTCGCGGTGCTGCGCGAGATCGGCGTCGACACGGGCGGCTCGAACGTGCAGTTCTCGATCAACCCGAAGGACGGCCGCATGGTCGTCATCGAGATGAACCCGCGCGTGTCGCGTTCGTCGGCGCTCGCATCGAAGGCCACGGGCTTCCCGATCGCGAAGGTCGCGGCGAAGCTGGCGGTCGGCTACACGCTCGACGAACTGAAGAACGAAATCACCGGCGGCCAGACCCCGGCGTCGTTCGAGCCGACGATCGACTACGTCGTCACGAAGATCCCGCGCTTCGCGTTCGAGAAATTCCGCGAAGCCGATTCGCGCCTGACCACGCAGATGAAGTCGGTCGGCGAAGTGATGGCGATCGGCCGCACGTTCCAGGAATCGTTCCAGAAGGCGCTGCGCGGCCTCGAAGTGGGCGTCGACGGTCTCGACGAGAAGTCGACCAACCGCGACGAGATCGCGATCGAGATCCACGAGCCGGGCCCGGACCGCATCTGGTACGTCGGCGATGCGTTCCGGATCGGCATGACGGCCCAGGAAATCTTCGCGGAAACCGCGATCGACCCGTGGTTCCTCGAGCAGATCGAGCAGATCATCCTGAAGGAAAAGGCGCTCGGCGGCCGCACGCTCGCATCGCTGTCGTTCGACGAACTGCGCTACCTGAAGCAGAGCGGCTTCTCCGACCGCCGCCTCGCGAAGCTGCTCGGCGCGACGCCGGAAGACGTCCGCAAGCGCCGCGTCGAACTCAACGTGCGCCCGGTCTACAAGCGCGTCGACACCTGTGCGGCCGAGTTCGCGACGAAGACCGCGTACATGTACTCGACCTATGAGGAAGAGTGCGAGGCGCAGCCGACCACCAACAAGAAGATCATGGTGCTGGGCGGCGGCCCGAACCGGATCGGCCAGGGCATCGAGTTCGACTACTGCTGCGTGCACGCGGCCCTCGCGATGCGCGAGGACGGTTACGAAACGATCATGGTCAACTGCAACCCGGAAACGGTGTCGACCGACTATGACACGTCCGACCGCCTGTACTTCGAGCCGCTGACGCTGGAGGATGTCCTCGAGATCGTCGACAAGGAAAAGCCGGTCGGCGTGATCGTCCAGTACGGCGGCCAGACGCCGCTGAAGCTCGCGCTCGACCTCGAGGCGCACGGTGTGCCGATCGTCGGCACGTCGCCGGACATGATCGACGCAGCCGAAGACCGCGAACGCTTCCAGAAGCTGCTGCAGGACCTCGGCCTGCGCCAGCCGCCGAACCGCACCGCACGCGCCGAAGACGAAGCGCTCGCGCTCGCGGAAGAGATCGGCTATCCGCTGGTCGTGCGCCCGTCGTACGTGCTGGGCGGCCGCGCGATGGAAATCGTCCACGAGCCGCGCGACCTCGAGCGCTACATGCGCGAGGCCGTGAAGGTGTCGAACGATTCACCGGTGCTGCTCGACCGCTTCCTGAACGACGCGATCGAGTGCGACGTCGACTGCATCTGCGACGGCGAAGCCGTGTTCATCGGCGGCGTGATGGAGCACATCGAGCAGGCGGGCGTCCACTCGGGCGACTCGGCATGCTCGCTGCCGCCGTACTCGCTGTCGAAGGAAACCGTGGCCGAGTTGAAGCGCCAGACGGGCGCGATGGCGAAGGCGCTGAACGTGGTCGGTCTGATGAACGTGCAGTTCGCGATCCAGCAGGTGCCTCAGGCGGACGGTTCGAAGCAGGACATCATCTACGTGCTGGAAGTGAACCCGCGCGCATCGCGCACGGTGCCGTACGTGTCGAAGGCGACCAGCCTGCCGCTCGCGAAGATCGCGGCGCGTGCGATGGTCGGCCAGAAGCTCGCGCAGCAGGGCGTGACGAAGGAAGTCGAGCCGCCGTACTTCAGCGTGAAGGAAGCGGTGTTCCCGTTCGTCAAGTTCCCGACCGTCGATCCGGTCCTCGGGCCTGAAATGCGTTCGACCGGCGAAGTGATGGGTGTCGGTCAGACGTTCGGCGAAGCGCTGTTCAAGTCGCAGCTCGCGGCCGGCTCGCGCCTGCCGGAGTCGGGCACGGTGCTGCTGACCGTGATGGACGCCGACAAGCCGAAGGCGGTCGAAGTCGCGCGCATGCTGCACGACCTCGGCTACCCGATCGTCGCGACCAAGGGCACGGCTGCCGCGATCGAAGCGGCCGGCGTGCCGGTGAAGGTCGTGAACAAGGTGAAGGACGGCCGTCCGCACATCGTCGACATGATCAAGAACGGCGAGATCGCACTCGTGTTCACGACGGTCGACGAGACGCGCCAGGCGATCGCCGATTCGCGTTCGATCCGCATGAGCGCGCAGGCGCACAAGGTCACGTACTACACGACGATGTCGGGCGCGCGCGCGGCGGTTGAAGGCTTGCGCTACCTGAAGGATCTGGAAGTCTATGATTTACAAGGTCTTCACGCTCGCCTAAACTAA
- the leuE gene encoding leucine efflux protein LeuE, with translation MFGHALGITDIWTYVFGVIFIILLPGPNSMYVLSLAAQRGVKAGYRAACGVFVGDTVLMVLSAAGVASLLKANPLLFSVVKYGGAAYLLYIGTGMLRSAWQKLRAPANAPVEAAPAVDGERPFRKALIVSLLNPKAILFFISFFIQFVDPAFPHPALSFVVLGAIAQCASFLYLSTLIFAGARLAEHFRRRRKLAAGAASSVGGLFIGFSVKLALATMS, from the coding sequence ATGTTCGGCCACGCACTCGGCATCACGGATATCTGGACCTACGTGTTCGGCGTGATCTTCATCATCCTGCTGCCGGGGCCGAACTCGATGTACGTGCTGTCGCTCGCGGCGCAGCGCGGCGTGAAGGCCGGCTATCGCGCGGCGTGCGGGGTGTTCGTCGGCGACACGGTGCTGATGGTGCTGTCCGCCGCCGGCGTCGCGTCGCTGCTGAAGGCGAACCCGCTGCTGTTCTCCGTCGTCAAGTACGGCGGCGCCGCGTATCTGCTCTACATCGGCACCGGCATGCTGCGCAGCGCGTGGCAGAAGCTGCGCGCGCCGGCGAATGCGCCGGTCGAGGCAGCGCCCGCGGTCGATGGCGAGCGGCCGTTCCGCAAGGCGCTGATCGTGAGCCTGCTGAATCCGAAGGCGATCCTGTTCTTCATCTCGTTCTTCATCCAGTTCGTCGACCCGGCATTCCCGCATCCCGCGCTGTCGTTCGTCGTGCTCGGGGCGATCGCGCAATGCGCGAGCTTCCTGTACCTGAGCACGCTGATCTTCGCGGGTGCGCGGCTTGCCGAGCACTTCCGCCGCCGCCGCAAGCTTGCAGCAGGCGCGGCGAGCAGCGTGGGCGGCCTGTTCATCGGATTTTCGGTGAAGCTCGCGCTCGCCACGATGAGCTGA
- the greA gene encoding transcription elongation factor GreA: MSTIPLTKRGAELLRDELQRLKSVERPAVINAIAEARAQGDLSENAEYDAAKEKQGFIEGRIAELESKLSAAQVIDPTVLDAEGRVVFASTVELEDLESGDTVKYQIVGDDEADIDHGLISVSSPIARALIGKSEGDVAAVQAPSGVREYEIISVSYI, from the coding sequence ATGAGCACCATTCCGTTGACAAAGCGTGGCGCGGAACTCCTGCGCGATGAATTGCAGCGCCTCAAGTCCGTCGAGCGGCCGGCCGTGATCAACGCGATCGCGGAGGCCCGCGCACAGGGCGACCTGTCCGAAAACGCCGAATACGATGCCGCGAAGGAAAAGCAGGGCTTCATCGAGGGTCGTATCGCGGAACTCGAATCGAAGCTGTCGGCCGCGCAGGTCATCGATCCCACCGTGCTCGATGCCGAAGGCCGCGTGGTTTTCGCATCGACCGTCGAACTCGAAGATCTCGAGTCGGGCGACACCGTCAAGTACCAGATCGTCGGTGACGACGAAGCCGATATCGACCACGGCCTGATCTCGGTCAGCTCGCCGATCGCGCGCGCACTGATCGGCAAGTCCGAAGGCGACGTCGCGGCCGTGCAGGCGCCGAGCGGCGTGCGCGAGTACGAAATCATCTCGGTCAGCTACATCTGA
- a CDS encoding DUF4149 domain-containing protein — MPHRVFRLLSAVWVGSLLTIGYAVAPVLFKTLERMTAGSVAAQLFRIEAVLGVVCGVLLLALSNQQVRRGSSEYRRVRWIVAAMVVCVLVGYFALQPFMNALRVAAMDAGTDIANSPYASRFGMLHGVSSVFYLVESVLGLMLIWRLPARDA, encoded by the coding sequence ATGCCGCATCGCGTGTTCCGTCTGCTGTCGGCCGTGTGGGTCGGCAGCCTGCTGACGATCGGGTATGCGGTCGCGCCCGTGCTGTTCAAGACGCTGGAGCGGATGACGGCCGGTTCGGTCGCCGCCCAGCTGTTCCGTATCGAGGCGGTCCTCGGTGTCGTGTGCGGCGTGCTGCTGCTCGCGTTGTCGAACCAGCAGGTGCGGCGCGGCAGCAGCGAATATCGCCGCGTGCGCTGGATCGTCGCCGCGATGGTCGTGTGCGTGCTGGTCGGGTATTTCGCGCTGCAGCCGTTCATGAATGCGCTGCGGGTGGCCGCGATGGACGCGGGCACCGATATCGCGAACTCGCCGTATGCGAGCCGCTTCGGGATGCTGCACGGCGTCTCGAGCGTGTTCTACCTCGTCGAGAGCGTGCTGGGGCTGATGCTGATCTGGCGTCTGCCGGCGCGCGACGCCTGA